One stretch of Kogia breviceps isolate mKogBre1 chromosome 18, mKogBre1 haplotype 1, whole genome shotgun sequence DNA includes these proteins:
- the SYNE4 gene encoding nesprin-4 isoform X5 encodes MALPPCLGPTPPSEPFSHPPGAPRELNASGCTICSASGEERIRLPTTPSHEDSAGAKHREHPISGREVLEAEQDSLHLCLLGLGLRLQDLEQGLGPWASAQSRMVQLQALQADLRGAAERLDALLVFGEGLAQRSEPQARASLEQVLRAFRAHRDSIFRQLWRLQAQLVSYSLVFEEASTLEQDLEVEGDSDGPGPGGVWGPWAPSSLPTPAELEWDPAGDVGDLGPLGQRTAWTPGTSCELCGRRGPQGRGQSLEDMLMSGLSHRKHLTGHRRRSLLRKSQDKMRQASPNVQDVMLESPHSCIQEALDLPPPPPFPSAGGCHIAPAHVRGLLLLSCPTGQDTLPGAQLCQWSSPNLSTQSRHM; translated from the exons ATGGCCCTGCCCCCATGCCTGGGCCCCACACCCCCCTCAGAGCCCTTCAGCCACCCGCCTGGAGCCCCTAGGGAACTGAACGCATCTGGATGCACCATCTGCTCTGCCTCTGGAGAGGAGAGAATCAG ATTACCAACGACCCCTTCTCATGAGGACTCGGCTGGGGCCAAACACCGTGAG CACCCCATCTCTGGCCGGGAAGTACTGGAGGCTGAGCAGGACAGCCTGCATCTTTGCCTTTTGGGGCTGGGCCTCCGGCTGCAGGACCTGGAGCAAGGCCTGGGGCCCTGGGCATCAGCCCAGAGCAGGATGGTCCAGCTGCAG GCCCTACAGGCAGACCTGCGTGGGGCAGCTGAGCGTTTAGATGCACTGCTGGTGTTCGGTGAGGGGCTGGCACAGCGGAGTGAGCCTCAGGCCCGGGCATCCCTGGAGCAGGTCCTGAGGGCCTTCAGAGCCCACCGAGACAGCATCTTCCGGCAGCTGTGGCGGCTGCAGGCCCAGCTGGTCAGCTACAGCCTG GTGTTTGAGGAGGCCAGCACACTGGAGCAGGACTTGGAGGTCGAGGGGGACTCAGACGGGCCAGGACCTGGTGGGGTCTGGGGGCCCTGGGCACCCAGTAGCCTCCCCACTCCCGCAGAGTTGGAGTGGGACCCGGCGGGGGACGTTGGGGACCTCGGGCCTTTGGGGCAAAGGACAGCCTGGACACCAGGGACTTCCTGTGAGCTGTGTGGCCGCAGGGGCCCCCAGGGCAGGGGACAAAGCCTTGAG gaCATGCTCATGTCAGGCCTCAGCCACCGGAAACACTTAACAGGTCACCGAAGACGGTCCCTGCTCCGGAAGTCTCAG GACAAGATGAGGCAAGCATCTCCCAATGTCCAGGATGTGATGCTGGAG AGCCCCCACTCCTGCATCCAGGAGGCCCttgaccttcctcctcctcctccttttccttctgctgGTGGGTGCCACATTGCTCCTGCCCATGTCAGGGGGCTCCTGCTGCTCTCCTGCCCGACTGGCCAGGACACCTTACCTGGTGCTCAGCTATGTCAATGGTCCTCCCCCAATCTGAGTACACAGTCCAGACATATGTAA
- the SYNE4 gene encoding nesprin-4 isoform X4 — protein sequence MALPPCLGPTPPSEPFSHPPGAPRELNASGCTICSASGEERIRSEQAQKLGQDSWDPPEPFQGGPRGTEPAAGLPRLPTTPSHEDSAGAKHREHPISGREVLEAEQDSLHLCLLGLGLRLQDLEQGLGPWASAQSRMVQLQALQADLRGAAERLDALLVFGEGLAQRSEPQARASLEQVLRAFRAHRDSIFRQLWRLQAQLVFEEASTLEQDLEVEGDSDGPGPGGVWGPWAPSSLPTPAELEWDPAGDVGDLGPLGQRTAWTPGTSCELCGRRGPQGRGQSLEDMLMSGLSHRKHLTGHRRRSLLRKSQDKMRQASPNVQDVMLEVDPGAPTPASRRPLTFLLLLLFLLLVGATLLLPMSGGSCCSPARLARTPYLVLSYVNGPPPI from the exons ATGGCCCTGCCCCCATGCCTGGGCCCCACACCCCCCTCAGAGCCCTTCAGCCACCCGCCTGGAGCCCCTAGGGAACTGAACGCATCTGGATGCACCATCTGCTCTGCCTCTGGAGAGGAGAGAATCAG gTCAGAACAGGCCCAGAAGCTGGGGCAGGACTCCTGGGACCCTCCCGAGCCCTTCCAGGGTGGGCCGAGGGGCACTGAGCCTGCTGCTGGCCTCCCCAGATTACCAACGACCCCTTCTCATGAGGACTCGGCTGGGGCCAAACACCGTGAG CACCCCATCTCTGGCCGGGAAGTACTGGAGGCTGAGCAGGACAGCCTGCATCTTTGCCTTTTGGGGCTGGGCCTCCGGCTGCAGGACCTGGAGCAAGGCCTGGGGCCCTGGGCATCAGCCCAGAGCAGGATGGTCCAGCTGCAG GCCCTACAGGCAGACCTGCGTGGGGCAGCTGAGCGTTTAGATGCACTGCTGGTGTTCGGTGAGGGGCTGGCACAGCGGAGTGAGCCTCAGGCCCGGGCATCCCTGGAGCAGGTCCTGAGGGCCTTCAGAGCCCACCGAGACAGCATCTTCCGGCAGCTGTGGCGGCTGCAGGCCCAGCTG GTGTTTGAGGAGGCCAGCACACTGGAGCAGGACTTGGAGGTCGAGGGGGACTCAGACGGGCCAGGACCTGGTGGGGTCTGGGGGCCCTGGGCACCCAGTAGCCTCCCCACTCCCGCAGAGTTGGAGTGGGACCCGGCGGGGGACGTTGGGGACCTCGGGCCTTTGGGGCAAAGGACAGCCTGGACACCAGGGACTTCCTGTGAGCTGTGTGGCCGCAGGGGCCCCCAGGGCAGGGGACAAAGCCTTGAG gaCATGCTCATGTCAGGCCTCAGCCACCGGAAACACTTAACAGGTCACCGAAGACGGTCCCTGCTCCGGAAGTCTCAG GACAAGATGAGGCAAGCATCTCCCAATGTCCAGGATGTGATGCTGGAGGTAGACCCTGG AGCCCCCACTCCTGCATCCAGGAGGCCCttgaccttcctcctcctcctccttttccttctgctgGTGGGTGCCACATTGCTCCTGCCCATGTCAGGGGGCTCCTGCTGCTCTCCTGCCCGACTGGCCAGGACACCTTACCTGGTGCTCAGCTATGTCAATGGTCCTCCCCCAATCTGA
- the SYNE4 gene encoding nesprin-4 isoform X3 yields MALPPCLGPTPPSEPFSHPPGAPRELNASGCTICSASGEERIRSEQAQKLGQDSWDPPEPFQGGPRGTEPAAGLPRLPTTPSHEDSAGAKHREHPISGREVLEAEQDSLHLCLLGLGLRLQDLEQGLGPWASAQSRMVQLQALQADLRGAAERLDALLVFGEGLAQRSEPQARASLEQVLRAFRAHRDSIFRQLWRLQAQLVFEEASTLEQDLEVEGDSDGPGPGGVWGPWAPSSLPTPAELEWDPAGDVGDLGPLGQRTAWTPGTSCELCGRRGPQGRGQSLEDMLMSGLSHRKHLTGHRRRSLLRKSQDKMRQASPNVQDVMLESPHSCIQEALDLPPPPPFPSAGGCHIAPAHVRGLLLLSCPTGQDTLPGAQLCQWSSPNLSTQSRHM; encoded by the exons ATGGCCCTGCCCCCATGCCTGGGCCCCACACCCCCCTCAGAGCCCTTCAGCCACCCGCCTGGAGCCCCTAGGGAACTGAACGCATCTGGATGCACCATCTGCTCTGCCTCTGGAGAGGAGAGAATCAG gTCAGAACAGGCCCAGAAGCTGGGGCAGGACTCCTGGGACCCTCCCGAGCCCTTCCAGGGTGGGCCGAGGGGCACTGAGCCTGCTGCTGGCCTCCCCAGATTACCAACGACCCCTTCTCATGAGGACTCGGCTGGGGCCAAACACCGTGAG CACCCCATCTCTGGCCGGGAAGTACTGGAGGCTGAGCAGGACAGCCTGCATCTTTGCCTTTTGGGGCTGGGCCTCCGGCTGCAGGACCTGGAGCAAGGCCTGGGGCCCTGGGCATCAGCCCAGAGCAGGATGGTCCAGCTGCAG GCCCTACAGGCAGACCTGCGTGGGGCAGCTGAGCGTTTAGATGCACTGCTGGTGTTCGGTGAGGGGCTGGCACAGCGGAGTGAGCCTCAGGCCCGGGCATCCCTGGAGCAGGTCCTGAGGGCCTTCAGAGCCCACCGAGACAGCATCTTCCGGCAGCTGTGGCGGCTGCAGGCCCAGCTG GTGTTTGAGGAGGCCAGCACACTGGAGCAGGACTTGGAGGTCGAGGGGGACTCAGACGGGCCAGGACCTGGTGGGGTCTGGGGGCCCTGGGCACCCAGTAGCCTCCCCACTCCCGCAGAGTTGGAGTGGGACCCGGCGGGGGACGTTGGGGACCTCGGGCCTTTGGGGCAAAGGACAGCCTGGACACCAGGGACTTCCTGTGAGCTGTGTGGCCGCAGGGGCCCCCAGGGCAGGGGACAAAGCCTTGAG gaCATGCTCATGTCAGGCCTCAGCCACCGGAAACACTTAACAGGTCACCGAAGACGGTCCCTGCTCCGGAAGTCTCAG GACAAGATGAGGCAAGCATCTCCCAATGTCCAGGATGTGATGCTGGAG AGCCCCCACTCCTGCATCCAGGAGGCCCttgaccttcctcctcctcctccttttccttctgctgGTGGGTGCCACATTGCTCCTGCCCATGTCAGGGGGCTCCTGCTGCTCTCCTGCCCGACTGGCCAGGACACCTTACCTGGTGCTCAGCTATGTCAATGGTCCTCCCCCAATCTGAGTACACAGTCCAGACATATGTAA
- the SYNE4 gene encoding nesprin-4 isoform X2, protein MALPPCLGPTPPSEPFSHPPGAPRELNASGCTICSASGEERIRSEQAQKLGQDSWDPPEPFQGGPRGTEPAAGLPRLPTTPSHEDSAGAKHREHPISGREVLEAEQDSLHLCLLGLGLRLQDLEQGLGPWASAQSRMVQLQALQADLRGAAERLDALLVFGEGLAQRSEPQARASLEQVLRAFRAHRDSIFRQLWRLQAQLVSYSLVFEEASTLEQDLEVEGDSDGPGPGGVWGPWAPSSLPTPAELEWDPAGDVGDLGPLGQRTAWTPGTSCELCGRRGPQGRGQSLEDMLMSGLSHRKHLTGHRRRSLLRKSQDKMRQASPNVQDVMLEVDPGAPTPASRRPLTFLLLLLFLLLVGATLLLPMSGGSCCSPARLARTPYLVLSYVNGPPPI, encoded by the exons ATGGCCCTGCCCCCATGCCTGGGCCCCACACCCCCCTCAGAGCCCTTCAGCCACCCGCCTGGAGCCCCTAGGGAACTGAACGCATCTGGATGCACCATCTGCTCTGCCTCTGGAGAGGAGAGAATCAG gTCAGAACAGGCCCAGAAGCTGGGGCAGGACTCCTGGGACCCTCCCGAGCCCTTCCAGGGTGGGCCGAGGGGCACTGAGCCTGCTGCTGGCCTCCCCAGATTACCAACGACCCCTTCTCATGAGGACTCGGCTGGGGCCAAACACCGTGAG CACCCCATCTCTGGCCGGGAAGTACTGGAGGCTGAGCAGGACAGCCTGCATCTTTGCCTTTTGGGGCTGGGCCTCCGGCTGCAGGACCTGGAGCAAGGCCTGGGGCCCTGGGCATCAGCCCAGAGCAGGATGGTCCAGCTGCAG GCCCTACAGGCAGACCTGCGTGGGGCAGCTGAGCGTTTAGATGCACTGCTGGTGTTCGGTGAGGGGCTGGCACAGCGGAGTGAGCCTCAGGCCCGGGCATCCCTGGAGCAGGTCCTGAGGGCCTTCAGAGCCCACCGAGACAGCATCTTCCGGCAGCTGTGGCGGCTGCAGGCCCAGCTGGTCAGCTACAGCCTG GTGTTTGAGGAGGCCAGCACACTGGAGCAGGACTTGGAGGTCGAGGGGGACTCAGACGGGCCAGGACCTGGTGGGGTCTGGGGGCCCTGGGCACCCAGTAGCCTCCCCACTCCCGCAGAGTTGGAGTGGGACCCGGCGGGGGACGTTGGGGACCTCGGGCCTTTGGGGCAAAGGACAGCCTGGACACCAGGGACTTCCTGTGAGCTGTGTGGCCGCAGGGGCCCCCAGGGCAGGGGACAAAGCCTTGAG gaCATGCTCATGTCAGGCCTCAGCCACCGGAAACACTTAACAGGTCACCGAAGACGGTCCCTGCTCCGGAAGTCTCAG GACAAGATGAGGCAAGCATCTCCCAATGTCCAGGATGTGATGCTGGAGGTAGACCCTGG AGCCCCCACTCCTGCATCCAGGAGGCCCttgaccttcctcctcctcctccttttccttctgctgGTGGGTGCCACATTGCTCCTGCCCATGTCAGGGGGCTCCTGCTGCTCTCCTGCCCGACTGGCCAGGACACCTTACCTGGTGCTCAGCTATGTCAATGGTCCTCCCCCAATCTGA
- the SYNE4 gene encoding nesprin-4 isoform X7, with protein MHHLLCLWRGENQHPISGREVLEAEQDSLHLCLLGLGLRLQDLEQGLGPWASAQSRMVQLQALQADLRGAAERLDALLVFGEGLAQRSEPQARASLEQVLRAFRAHRDSIFRQLWRLQAQLVSYSLVFEEASTLEQDLEVEGDSDGPGPGGVWGPWAPSSLPTPAELEWDPAGDVGDLGPLGQRTAWTPGTSCELCGRRGPQGRGQSLEDMLMSGLSHRKHLTGHRRRSLLRKSQDKMRQASPNVQDVMLESPHSCIQEALDLPPPPPFPSAGGCHIAPAHVRGLLLLSCPTGQDTLPGAQLCQWSSPNLSTQSRHM; from the exons ATGCACCATCTGCTCTGCCTCTGGAGAGGAGAGAATCAG CACCCCATCTCTGGCCGGGAAGTACTGGAGGCTGAGCAGGACAGCCTGCATCTTTGCCTTTTGGGGCTGGGCCTCCGGCTGCAGGACCTGGAGCAAGGCCTGGGGCCCTGGGCATCAGCCCAGAGCAGGATGGTCCAGCTGCAG GCCCTACAGGCAGACCTGCGTGGGGCAGCTGAGCGTTTAGATGCACTGCTGGTGTTCGGTGAGGGGCTGGCACAGCGGAGTGAGCCTCAGGCCCGGGCATCCCTGGAGCAGGTCCTGAGGGCCTTCAGAGCCCACCGAGACAGCATCTTCCGGCAGCTGTGGCGGCTGCAGGCCCAGCTGGTCAGCTACAGCCTG GTGTTTGAGGAGGCCAGCACACTGGAGCAGGACTTGGAGGTCGAGGGGGACTCAGACGGGCCAGGACCTGGTGGGGTCTGGGGGCCCTGGGCACCCAGTAGCCTCCCCACTCCCGCAGAGTTGGAGTGGGACCCGGCGGGGGACGTTGGGGACCTCGGGCCTTTGGGGCAAAGGACAGCCTGGACACCAGGGACTTCCTGTGAGCTGTGTGGCCGCAGGGGCCCCCAGGGCAGGGGACAAAGCCTTGAG gaCATGCTCATGTCAGGCCTCAGCCACCGGAAACACTTAACAGGTCACCGAAGACGGTCCCTGCTCCGGAAGTCTCAG GACAAGATGAGGCAAGCATCTCCCAATGTCCAGGATGTGATGCTGGAG AGCCCCCACTCCTGCATCCAGGAGGCCCttgaccttcctcctcctcctccttttccttctgctgGTGGGTGCCACATTGCTCCTGCCCATGTCAGGGGGCTCCTGCTGCTCTCCTGCCCGACTGGCCAGGACACCTTACCTGGTGCTCAGCTATGTCAATGGTCCTCCCCCAATCTGAGTACACAGTCCAGACATATGTAA
- the SYNE4 gene encoding nesprin-4 isoform X8 — translation MALPPCLGPTPPSEPFSHPPGAPRELNASGCTICSASGEERIRSEQAQKLGQDSWDPPEPFQGGPRGTEPAAGLPRLPTTPSHEDSAGAKHREHPISGREVLEAEQDSLHLCLLGLGLRLQDLEQGLGPWASAQSRMVQLQALQADLRGAAERLDALLVFGEGLAQRSEPQARASLEQVLRAFRAHRDSIFRQLWRLQAQLVSYSLVFEEASTLEQDLEVEGDSDGPGPGGVWGPWAPSSLPTPAELEWDPAGDVGDLGPLGQRTAWTPGTSCELCGRRGPQGRGQSLENINSVDARTLPVSMLTVSPAPRTVPGM, via the exons ATGGCCCTGCCCCCATGCCTGGGCCCCACACCCCCCTCAGAGCCCTTCAGCCACCCGCCTGGAGCCCCTAGGGAACTGAACGCATCTGGATGCACCATCTGCTCTGCCTCTGGAGAGGAGAGAATCAG gTCAGAACAGGCCCAGAAGCTGGGGCAGGACTCCTGGGACCCTCCCGAGCCCTTCCAGGGTGGGCCGAGGGGCACTGAGCCTGCTGCTGGCCTCCCCAGATTACCAACGACCCCTTCTCATGAGGACTCGGCTGGGGCCAAACACCGTGAG CACCCCATCTCTGGCCGGGAAGTACTGGAGGCTGAGCAGGACAGCCTGCATCTTTGCCTTTTGGGGCTGGGCCTCCGGCTGCAGGACCTGGAGCAAGGCCTGGGGCCCTGGGCATCAGCCCAGAGCAGGATGGTCCAGCTGCAG GCCCTACAGGCAGACCTGCGTGGGGCAGCTGAGCGTTTAGATGCACTGCTGGTGTTCGGTGAGGGGCTGGCACAGCGGAGTGAGCCTCAGGCCCGGGCATCCCTGGAGCAGGTCCTGAGGGCCTTCAGAGCCCACCGAGACAGCATCTTCCGGCAGCTGTGGCGGCTGCAGGCCCAGCTGGTCAGCTACAGCCTG GTGTTTGAGGAGGCCAGCACACTGGAGCAGGACTTGGAGGTCGAGGGGGACTCAGACGGGCCAGGACCTGGTGGGGTCTGGGGGCCCTGGGCACCCAGTAGCCTCCCCACTCCCGCAGAGTTGGAGTGGGACCCGGCGGGGGACGTTGGGGACCTCGGGCCTTTGGGGCAAAGGACAGCCTGGACACCAGGGACTTCCTGTGAGCTGTGTGGCCGCAGGGGCCCCCAGGGCAGGGGACAAAGCCTTGAG aATATAAACTCAGTGGACGCCAGGACTTTGCCTGTTTCCATGCTCACAGTATCCCCAGctcctagaacagtacctggcatgtaa
- the SYNE4 gene encoding nesprin-4 isoform X1, whose amino-acid sequence MALPPCLGPTPPSEPFSHPPGAPRELNASGCTICSASGEERIRSEQAQKLGQDSWDPPEPFQGGPRGTEPAAGLPRLPTTPSHEDSAGAKHREHPISGREVLEAEQDSLHLCLLGLGLRLQDLEQGLGPWASAQSRMVQLQALQADLRGAAERLDALLVFGEGLAQRSEPQARASLEQVLRAFRAHRDSIFRQLWRLQAQLVSYSLVFEEASTLEQDLEVEGDSDGPGPGGVWGPWAPSSLPTPAELEWDPAGDVGDLGPLGQRTAWTPGTSCELCGRRGPQGRGQSLEDMLMSGLSHRKHLTGHRRRSLLRKSQDKMRQASPNVQDVMLESPHSCIQEALDLPPPPPFPSAGGCHIAPAHVRGLLLLSCPTGQDTLPGAQLCQWSSPNLSTQSRHM is encoded by the exons ATGGCCCTGCCCCCATGCCTGGGCCCCACACCCCCCTCAGAGCCCTTCAGCCACCCGCCTGGAGCCCCTAGGGAACTGAACGCATCTGGATGCACCATCTGCTCTGCCTCTGGAGAGGAGAGAATCAG gTCAGAACAGGCCCAGAAGCTGGGGCAGGACTCCTGGGACCCTCCCGAGCCCTTCCAGGGTGGGCCGAGGGGCACTGAGCCTGCTGCTGGCCTCCCCAGATTACCAACGACCCCTTCTCATGAGGACTCGGCTGGGGCCAAACACCGTGAG CACCCCATCTCTGGCCGGGAAGTACTGGAGGCTGAGCAGGACAGCCTGCATCTTTGCCTTTTGGGGCTGGGCCTCCGGCTGCAGGACCTGGAGCAAGGCCTGGGGCCCTGGGCATCAGCCCAGAGCAGGATGGTCCAGCTGCAG GCCCTACAGGCAGACCTGCGTGGGGCAGCTGAGCGTTTAGATGCACTGCTGGTGTTCGGTGAGGGGCTGGCACAGCGGAGTGAGCCTCAGGCCCGGGCATCCCTGGAGCAGGTCCTGAGGGCCTTCAGAGCCCACCGAGACAGCATCTTCCGGCAGCTGTGGCGGCTGCAGGCCCAGCTGGTCAGCTACAGCCTG GTGTTTGAGGAGGCCAGCACACTGGAGCAGGACTTGGAGGTCGAGGGGGACTCAGACGGGCCAGGACCTGGTGGGGTCTGGGGGCCCTGGGCACCCAGTAGCCTCCCCACTCCCGCAGAGTTGGAGTGGGACCCGGCGGGGGACGTTGGGGACCTCGGGCCTTTGGGGCAAAGGACAGCCTGGACACCAGGGACTTCCTGTGAGCTGTGTGGCCGCAGGGGCCCCCAGGGCAGGGGACAAAGCCTTGAG gaCATGCTCATGTCAGGCCTCAGCCACCGGAAACACTTAACAGGTCACCGAAGACGGTCCCTGCTCCGGAAGTCTCAG GACAAGATGAGGCAAGCATCTCCCAATGTCCAGGATGTGATGCTGGAG AGCCCCCACTCCTGCATCCAGGAGGCCCttgaccttcctcctcctcctccttttccttctgctgGTGGGTGCCACATTGCTCCTGCCCATGTCAGGGGGCTCCTGCTGCTCTCCTGCCCGACTGGCCAGGACACCTTACCTGGTGCTCAGCTATGTCAATGGTCCTCCCCCAATCTGAGTACACAGTCCAGACATATGTAA
- the SYNE4 gene encoding nesprin-4 isoform X6, giving the protein MALPPCLGPTPPSEPFSHPPGAPRELNASGCTICSASGEERIRLPTTPSHEDSAGAKHREHPISGREVLEAEQDSLHLCLLGLGLRLQDLEQGLGPWASAQSRMVQLQALQADLRGAAERLDALLVFGEGLAQRSEPQARASLEQVLRAFRAHRDSIFRQLWRLQAQLVSYSLVFEEASTLEQDLEVEGDSDGPGPGGVWGPWAPSSLPTPAELEWDPAGDVGDLGPLGQRTAWTPGTSCELCGRRGPQGRGQSLEDMLMSGLSHRKHLTGHRRRSLLRKSQDKMRQASPNVQDVMLEVDPGAPTPASRRPLTFLLLLLFLLLVGATLLLPMSGGSCCSPARLARTPYLVLSYVNGPPPI; this is encoded by the exons ATGGCCCTGCCCCCATGCCTGGGCCCCACACCCCCCTCAGAGCCCTTCAGCCACCCGCCTGGAGCCCCTAGGGAACTGAACGCATCTGGATGCACCATCTGCTCTGCCTCTGGAGAGGAGAGAATCAG ATTACCAACGACCCCTTCTCATGAGGACTCGGCTGGGGCCAAACACCGTGAG CACCCCATCTCTGGCCGGGAAGTACTGGAGGCTGAGCAGGACAGCCTGCATCTTTGCCTTTTGGGGCTGGGCCTCCGGCTGCAGGACCTGGAGCAAGGCCTGGGGCCCTGGGCATCAGCCCAGAGCAGGATGGTCCAGCTGCAG GCCCTACAGGCAGACCTGCGTGGGGCAGCTGAGCGTTTAGATGCACTGCTGGTGTTCGGTGAGGGGCTGGCACAGCGGAGTGAGCCTCAGGCCCGGGCATCCCTGGAGCAGGTCCTGAGGGCCTTCAGAGCCCACCGAGACAGCATCTTCCGGCAGCTGTGGCGGCTGCAGGCCCAGCTGGTCAGCTACAGCCTG GTGTTTGAGGAGGCCAGCACACTGGAGCAGGACTTGGAGGTCGAGGGGGACTCAGACGGGCCAGGACCTGGTGGGGTCTGGGGGCCCTGGGCACCCAGTAGCCTCCCCACTCCCGCAGAGTTGGAGTGGGACCCGGCGGGGGACGTTGGGGACCTCGGGCCTTTGGGGCAAAGGACAGCCTGGACACCAGGGACTTCCTGTGAGCTGTGTGGCCGCAGGGGCCCCCAGGGCAGGGGACAAAGCCTTGAG gaCATGCTCATGTCAGGCCTCAGCCACCGGAAACACTTAACAGGTCACCGAAGACGGTCCCTGCTCCGGAAGTCTCAG GACAAGATGAGGCAAGCATCTCCCAATGTCCAGGATGTGATGCTGGAGGTAGACCCTGG AGCCCCCACTCCTGCATCCAGGAGGCCCttgaccttcctcctcctcctccttttccttctgctgGTGGGTGCCACATTGCTCCTGCCCATGTCAGGGGGCTCCTGCTGCTCTCCTGCCCGACTGGCCAGGACACCTTACCTGGTGCTCAGCTATGTCAATGGTCCTCCCCCAATCTGA
- the SDHAF1 gene encoding succinate dehydrogenase assembly factor 1, mitochondrial — translation MGRDGAAKLGSVSCRVSPLLPTVLPRHSAGRSLCEPRGPAATMSRHSRLQRQVLSLYRELLRAGRGKPGAESRVRAEFRQHARLPRSDVLRIEYLYRRGRRQLQLLRSGHATAMGAFVSTRGPTEESPGAGAPGTPPDEGDGPRRLLDSMGVPKTAPDGR, via the coding sequence ATGGGACGCGACGGCGCCGCAAAGCTGGGAAGCGTCAGTTGCCGCGTTTCACCGCTTCTCCCAACTGTACTGCCGCGCCACTCGGCGGGGCGTTCGCTGTGTGAGCCCCGCGGCCCAGCTGCTACCATGAGCCGGCACAGCCGGCTTCAGAGACAAGTTCTGAGTCTATACCGCGAGTTGCTGCGCGCCGGGCGCGGAAAGCCGGGCGCCGAGTCGCGGGTGCGGGCCGAGTTTCGGCAGCACGCCCGCCTGCCACGCTCCGATGTACTGCGCATCGAGTACCTGTACCGCCGCGGACGGCGCCAGCTTCAGCTGCTACGCTCGGGTCACGCCACGGCCATGGGTGCCTTTGTGAGTACGCGGGGCCCGACTGAGGAGTCCCCCGGCGCGGGGGCCCCAGGGACCCCACCTGACGAAGGTGACGGCCCAAGGAGATTGCTGGACAGCATGGGGGTACCGAAGACCGCGCCGGATGGACGGTGA